One Spinacia oleracea cultivar Varoflay chromosome 4, BTI_SOV_V1, whole genome shotgun sequence DNA segment encodes these proteins:
- the LOC110802487 gene encoding floral homeotic protein AGAMOUS-like encodes MADNNIEQVEKKNKGRQRVEMKRMEKESNRLVTFSKRRSGLFKKASELCTLCGAEAAIIVFSPGRKVFSFGHPSVDTVINRYLMADSFFRGAIYNNGESSENHDPTLMSSYMNLTMINNQIELEKKESKELFVSRKTRGEEYKWAAPIGELGLEDLKKFQVPLDELKSEAYKLYLKFAKDGTKTGSAVEPAYNFPPEMVEGQNPIPSHFGVHPHLMVPTNLVEGPNNYDHSQMMMIQPPMGGFGDSSFTMGSNGISMNHHFNTNGSSSASGNSGLSLPNPMGLGFPASNFFPSFQGENNPMEGGQFIGHPPMPPLNMQGMNPIPSHFQTFTPLLMGGNGPNAPGSAFLMEGNGPNAPAPTFLMEGNGPNGPAPTFPVGGNGPNAPAPAYNHQGGMGFGNERLH; translated from the coding sequence ATGGCTGACAATAACATTGAGCAAGTTGAGAAGAAAAATAAGGGGAGGCAAAGAGTGGAAATGAAGAGAATGGAAAAGGAAAGCAACCGCTTAGTTACCTTCTCAAAACGCCGTTCTGGTCTTTTTAAGAAAGCCAGTGAGCTGTGCACCTTATGTGGTGCAGAAGCTGCAATAATTGTTTTTTCTCCAGGAAGGAAGGTCTTTTCTTTTGGCCATCCTTCGGTTGACACTGTCATCAACCGTTATTTAATGGCTGATTCATTTTTCAGAGGCGCTATCTATAATAACGGTGAAAGCTCTGAGAATCATGATCCAACTCTCATGAGTTCCTACATGAATCTTACCATGATCAACAACCAAATTGAGTTGGAGAAGAAGGAAAGTAAAGAACTTTTCGTTTCAAGAAAGACAAGGGGGGAAGAATACAAGTGGGCTGCTCCAATTGGAGAACTTGGCTTAGAAGACCTTAAAAAGTTTCAAGTGCCGCTGGACGAGTTGAAGTCGGAAGCATATAAACTGTATTTGAAGTTCGCCAAGGACGGTACTAAAACAGGGAGTGCTGTAGAACCTGCCTATAATTTCCCACCCGAAATGGTGGAAGGGCAAAACCCTATCCCTTCCCATTTTGGGGTTCACCCTCATCTTATGGTCCCAACCAACTTGGTTGAAGGCCCAAATAATTATGACCATTCTCAGATGATGATGATCCAACCTCCCATGGGAGGATTTGGAGATTCGTCATTCACAATGGGGTCAAATGGCATATCCATGAATCACCATTTTAATACAAATGGTAGTTCTAGTGCTAGTGGGAATTCTGGACTATCATTGCCAAATCCCATGGGACTGGGTTTTCCTGCCTCCAATTTTTTCCCATCTTTCCAAGGGGAAAACAACCCCATGGAAGGCGGTCAATTTATTGGGCACCCCCCTATGCCACCATTGAATATGCAGGGTATGAACCCTATTCCAAGTCATTTCCAGACTTTCACTCCCTTGCTGATGGGAGGAAATGGCCCAAACGCCCCAGGTTCGGCCTTCCTGATGGAAGGAAATGGCCCTAATGCCCCAGCTCCGACTTTCCTGATGGAAGGAAATGGCCCAAATGGCCCAGCTCCGACCTTCCCGGTGGGAGGAAATGGCCCAAATGCCCCAGCTCCAGCCTACAATCATCAGGGTGGCATGGGATTCGGTAATGAAAGGTTGCACTAG
- the LOC110802489 gene encoding agamous-like MADS-box protein AGL62, whose product MSTSEKKTRGRQKVKMVRMEKKSNCQVTFSKRRTGLFKKASELCTLCGAQVAIIVFSPGKKAYSFGHPSVETVINRFLLSKSSPKSEPNWDSDSLVEAQQGASASASAGASVGDGASASASVRDLTIELATINYQIDLEMKKSEALNKIKKRNEEHGHWWDQPAEKLTLQQLVHLKATYEVLKKNIIQHSENLKMLGAPNAPIQYAMFDANGVFIGYRQDYY is encoded by the coding sequence ATGTCTACTTCTGAGAAAAAAACCAGGGGTCGCCAAAAGGTTAAGATGGTTCGAATGGAGAAGAAAAGCAATTGCCAAGTTACCTTCTCCAAACGCCGTACTGGCCTTTTTAAGAAGGCTAGTGAACTATGCACCTTATGTGGCGCACAGGTTGCTATTATCGTCTTCTCACCAGGGAAAAAAGCCTACTCTTTTGGCCATCCTTCGGTAGAGACGGTAATCAACCGTTTCTTACTTTCAAAGTCTTCTCCAAAATCTGAGCCTAACTGGGACTCAGACTCTCTTGTGGAGGCTCAACAAGGTGCTAGTGCTAGTGCTAGTGCTGGTGCTAGTGTTGGTGATGGTGCTAGTGCTAGTGCTAGTGTTCGTGACCTGACTATTGAACTCGCCACAATAAACTATCAAATTGATCTTGAGATGAAGAAAAGTGAAGCCTTGAACAAGATAAAGAAGCGAAATGAGGAGCATGGTCATTGGTGGGATCAACCCGCCGAAAAACTTACATTGCAACAATTGGTGCATTTGAAAGCCACCTATGAAGTGCTTAAGAAAAACATCATACAACATAGTGAAAACCTCAAGATGTTGGGGGCCCCAAATGCTCCAATTCAATATGCTATGTTTGATGCAAATGGTGTCTTCATTGGATATCGACAAGACTATTACTAG